One stretch of Dyella jiangningensis DNA includes these proteins:
- the lolB gene encoding lipoprotein insertase outer membrane protein LolB — translation MKLPVRLLAAALPLLLAACVHKEAVRPVQADYAVLLDQQRAREHQLAKVDHWVLQGKIGVSGQVNGKSDGGSGTLTWTQNGDNYDFVVRGPVGAKSFRLSVTPDGAVLDGLEGGPVRSPDAESLVEKALGWHVPLRDLRAWALGLRADSGPAELKFGPDGLPSQLSQDGWIVSYPAWDTTHPQAVPSKVFAENPPNKVKLSVESWNFQ, via the coding sequence ATGAAGCTCCCCGTTCGTCTACTCGCGGCAGCGTTGCCGCTGCTGCTGGCCGCGTGCGTCCACAAGGAAGCCGTGCGTCCGGTCCAGGCCGACTACGCCGTGCTGCTCGATCAACAACGCGCCCGCGAACATCAGCTGGCCAAGGTCGACCACTGGGTACTGCAGGGCAAGATCGGCGTGTCCGGCCAGGTCAACGGCAAGAGCGACGGCGGTAGCGGCACGCTGACCTGGACCCAGAACGGCGACAACTACGACTTCGTCGTGCGGGGCCCGGTGGGCGCCAAGAGCTTTCGCTTGAGCGTGACGCCTGACGGCGCCGTGCTTGATGGCCTGGAGGGCGGCCCGGTACGCAGCCCGGACGCCGAATCGCTGGTGGAAAAGGCACTGGGCTGGCATGTGCCGCTGCGTGACCTGCGCGCCTGGGCGCTGGGCCTGCGTGCCGACAGCGGACCGGCCGAGCTGAAGTTCGGCCCCGATGGCCTGCCTTCGCAGCTGTCCCAGGATGGCTGGATCGTGAGCTATCCCGCTTGGGACACCACGCACCCGCAGGCCGTGCCGAGCAAGGTGTTCGCCGAAAACCCGCCGAACAAGGTGAAGCTGTCGGTGGAATCCTGGAACTTCCAGTAA
- the ispE gene encoding 4-(cytidine 5'-diphospho)-2-C-methyl-D-erythritol kinase: protein MTFHIERAQPDQVDALCAIERAAVELFRGHRAWRSYRDVSVPPEVLREAIARGLVWVAVIGSGEPVGFIWLDAEQGGHAIGVAEMDVLPSHGQRGIGAALLEYACGWARMAGYHRVDLGTLSDVPWNAPFYAKHGFAVMDKTLPEFAFYRERDRENGFPDDLRVFMSRPLPPPDPADWTVWPAPAKVNLFLRITGRRPDGYHDLQTVFRLLDWGDEIRLRPRRDGEIHRLTDVPGVPAETDLVVRVARLLQPHAPAGSGVDIEVEKRIPMGGGLGGGSSDAATVLVALNRLWDADLDEDDLAELGRQLGADVPVFVRGRSAWAEGIGEKLTPMALPERWYVVLDPHEHVPTGALFQASELTRNAPPATISSFASGETVENAFAPVVRARHPRVAAALDWLDGFGRARLSGSGACVFLETDSPERAEAIAERCPARFTAHVAKGEDVSPLLVALARHRGVDGAAG, encoded by the coding sequence ATGACCTTCCACATCGAACGTGCCCAACCCGATCAGGTCGATGCCCTCTGCGCCATCGAACGCGCCGCCGTTGAGCTGTTCCGCGGCCATCGCGCCTGGCGCTCTTACCGCGACGTCTCGGTGCCGCCCGAGGTGCTGCGCGAAGCGATCGCGCGCGGCCTGGTATGGGTCGCCGTGATCGGCTCGGGCGAACCCGTCGGCTTCATCTGGCTGGACGCGGAGCAGGGCGGCCATGCCATCGGCGTCGCCGAAATGGATGTGCTCCCCTCGCACGGCCAGCGCGGCATCGGCGCGGCCCTGTTGGAATACGCCTGCGGCTGGGCCCGCATGGCGGGCTATCACCGGGTCGACCTCGGGACGCTGTCCGACGTGCCCTGGAACGCGCCGTTCTATGCGAAACACGGCTTCGCCGTGATGGACAAAACCCTCCCCGAGTTCGCCTTCTACCGCGAACGCGACCGCGAGAACGGTTTTCCGGACGACTTGCGCGTCTTCATGAGCCGGCCGTTGCCGCCGCCCGATCCGGCCGACTGGACCGTCTGGCCGGCGCCCGCCAAGGTGAACCTGTTCCTGCGCATCACCGGTCGTCGGCCTGACGGCTACCACGACCTGCAGACCGTGTTCCGCCTGCTCGACTGGGGCGACGAGATCCGTTTGCGCCCCCGGCGCGACGGTGAAATCCATCGCCTGACCGACGTCCCCGGCGTACCGGCCGAGACCGACCTGGTGGTGCGCGTCGCGCGCCTGCTGCAACCCCATGCGCCGGCCGGTTCCGGCGTGGACATCGAAGTGGAGAAGCGCATCCCCATGGGCGGCGGCCTGGGCGGCGGCAGTTCGGATGCGGCCACGGTGCTGGTGGCCCTCAATCGCCTGTGGGACGCCGATCTGGACGAGGACGACCTGGCCGAGCTGGGTCGCCAGCTGGGAGCCGACGTTCCGGTGTTCGTGCGTGGCCGTTCAGCCTGGGCGGAGGGCATTGGCGAAAAGCTCACGCCCATGGCCCTGCCGGAGCGCTGGTACGTGGTACTGGACCCCCACGAACACGTGCCGACCGGAGCGCTTTTTCAAGCGTCTGAATTGACACGAAATGCTCCGCCCGCCACAATTTCATCCTTTGCTTCGGGCGAAACGGTCGAGAACGCGTTCGCGCCCGTGGTTCGCGCGCGACACCCGCGCGTAGCCGCGGCGTTGGACTGGCTCGACGGCTTCGGCCGGGCAAGGCTTTCCGGCAGCGGTGCGTGTGTGTTCCTGGAGACGGACTCCCCGGAACGTGCCGAGGCCATCGCGGAGCGCTGTCCCGCCCGGTTTACGGCCCATGTGGCCAAGGGCGAGGACGTCTCTCCGCTGCTTGTCGCCCTGGCGCGCCATCGCGGCGTCGACGGAGCGGCAGGGTAG
- a CDS encoding ribose-phosphate diphosphokinase, translated as MLFTGNAHRALAEDVAQRLGVPLGKALVGRFSDGETQVEIEENVRRQEVFVLQPTGAPSAENLFEMLTLVDALKRASAASVTAVMPYFGYARQDRRPRSARVPITAKMVAKMIGTVGVDRVLTVDLHADQIQGFFDIPVDNVYASPVLLADIWRNHSMDDLIVVSPDVGGVVRARAMAKRLDDADLAIIDKRRPKANVAEVMNIIGEVEGQTCVLVDDIVDTAGTLCAAAAALKERGARKVVAYCVHPVLSGAALKNIEGSQLDQLVVTNTLPLRPDIASCSKIRQLSVAELLAETIRRIAFGESVSSLYID; from the coding sequence ATGCTCTTCACCGGCAACGCCCATCGCGCGCTTGCCGAGGATGTCGCCCAGCGTCTTGGCGTGCCCCTGGGCAAGGCGCTCGTCGGTCGCTTCAGCGACGGCGAGACCCAGGTGGAGATCGAAGAGAACGTCCGCCGGCAGGAAGTGTTCGTGCTGCAGCCCACGGGCGCGCCGAGCGCGGAAAACCTGTTCGAGATGCTGACCCTGGTGGACGCGCTCAAGCGCGCCTCGGCAGCCAGCGTCACCGCGGTAATGCCGTACTTCGGCTATGCCCGCCAGGATCGTCGCCCGCGCTCGGCGCGCGTGCCGATCACGGCGAAGATGGTGGCCAAGATGATCGGCACCGTGGGTGTGGATCGCGTGCTCACGGTCGACCTGCACGCGGACCAGATCCAGGGCTTCTTCGACATCCCGGTGGACAACGTCTATGCCTCGCCGGTGCTGCTGGCGGACATCTGGCGCAACCACAGCATGGACGACCTGATCGTGGTCAGCCCGGACGTCGGCGGCGTGGTGCGCGCCCGTGCGATGGCCAAGCGCCTCGACGACGCGGACCTGGCGATCATCGACAAGCGCCGTCCGAAGGCGAACGTCGCCGAAGTGATGAACATCATCGGTGAAGTCGAAGGCCAGACCTGCGTGCTGGTCGACGACATCGTCGACACCGCCGGCACTCTGTGTGCGGCTGCCGCGGCGCTCAAGGAGCGCGGCGCCCGCAAGGTGGTGGCGTACTGCGTGCACCCGGTGCTGTCGGGCGCGGCGCTGAAGAACATCGAAGGCTCCCAGCTCGACCAGCTGGTGGTCACCAACACCTTGCCGCTGCGGCCGGACATCGCCTCGTGCAGCAAGATCCGTCAGCTCTCGGTCGCCGAGCTGCTGGCGGAAACGATCCGCCGCATCGCCTTCGGCGAGTCGGTGAGCTCGTTGTACATCGACTGA
- a CDS encoding 50S ribosomal protein L25/general stress protein Ctc, whose product MATTHEIKATARNDEGKGASRRLRHAGFVPAVVYGAGQAPQSIQIEHNTILLSAKHEWFFSSVLDLNVDGKVEKVLVRDWQKHPYKLQMLHMDFQRVDQNKAIHINVPVHFLNQEKSAAAKTSGVVISHNLTEVEVSCLPKDLPEFIELDLTDLKPGDIVHLSQLKLPKGVEIVALHLGADHDIAVVTANAVKEEVEEAPAEGDAAAAPAPEAKK is encoded by the coding sequence ATGGCTACGACTCACGAAATCAAGGCTACGGCCCGTAATGACGAGGGGAAAGGTGCGAGCCGCCGCCTGCGTCATGCCGGCTTCGTGCCTGCCGTTGTCTACGGTGCCGGCCAGGCCCCGCAGAGCATCCAGATCGAACACAACACCATCCTTCTTTCCGCCAAGCACGAGTGGTTCTTCTCCTCGGTGCTCGACCTGAACGTCGACGGCAAGGTCGAGAAGGTGCTGGTGCGTGACTGGCAGAAGCATCCGTACAAGCTGCAGATGCTGCACATGGACTTCCAGCGCGTCGACCAGAACAAGGCCATCCACATCAACGTGCCGGTGCACTTCCTGAACCAGGAAAAGTCCGCCGCCGCCAAGACCTCGGGTGTGGTGATCTCGCACAACCTGACGGAAGTGGAAGTCTCCTGCCTGCCGAAGGACCTGCCGGAGTTCATCGAACTCGACCTGACCGACCTGAAGCCGGGCGACATCGTCCACCTGTCGCAGCTGAAGCTGCCGAAGGGCGTGGAAATCGTCGCGCTGCACCTGGGTGCGGACCACGACATCGCGGTCGTCACCGCCAACGCGGTGAAGGAAGAAGTCGAAGAAGCCCCGGCCGAGGGCGACGCTGCCGCCGCTCCGGCGCCGGAAGCCAAGAAGTAA
- the pth gene encoding aminoacyl-tRNA hydrolase — protein sequence MAGLRLIVGLGNPGAEYLRTRHNAGFWFVDALASGQGERFGFDGKLHGETCKVRIGGQSVWLLKPSTFMNKSGIAVASALRYYKIEPDECLVAHDELDLDPGTVRMKFDGGHGGQNGLRDIIAHLGHAKFHRMRVGIGHPGHKDKVTPWVLGRPSAKDEDAIVDGIARALDVLPLAVDGQFDKAMQQLHTPAAGTKA from the coding sequence ATGGCGGGTCTGCGACTCATTGTCGGACTGGGCAATCCCGGTGCCGAATATCTCCGAACCCGGCACAACGCCGGGTTCTGGTTTGTTGACGCCCTGGCATCAGGGCAGGGCGAGCGCTTCGGTTTCGACGGCAAGCTGCATGGCGAGACCTGCAAGGTCCGCATCGGCGGCCAGTCGGTGTGGCTGCTCAAGCCTTCCACCTTCATGAACAAGAGCGGCATCGCCGTTGCGTCGGCGTTGCGCTACTACAAGATCGAGCCGGACGAATGCCTCGTCGCGCACGACGAGCTGGATCTGGATCCCGGCACCGTGCGGATGAAGTTCGACGGTGGCCACGGCGGCCAGAACGGCCTGCGCGACATCATCGCGCACCTCGGGCACGCCAAGTTCCATCGCATGCGCGTGGGCATTGGCCATCCCGGCCACAAGGACAAGGTCACGCCGTGGGTGCTCGGTCGCCCCTCGGCCAAGGATGAGGACGCCATCGTCGACGGCATCGCGCGCGCGCTCGACGTGCTGCCGCTGGCGGTCGATGGCCAGTTCGACAAGGCCATGCAACAACTACACACACCGGCGGCGGGCACGAAGGCCTAA
- the ychF gene encoding redox-regulated ATPase YchF gives MGIKCGIVGLPNVGKSTLFNALTKAGIAAANYPFCTIEPNVGVVPVPDPRLKALSDIVNPQKVIPTAVEFVDIAGLVAGASKGEGLGNKFLAHIREVDAITHVVRCFEHTDIIHVAGKVDPIADIETIDTELALADLDSVEKALNRAERSAKANDKEAIAKKPVLQKLAAGLNEGKSARSLGLDDEEKALVRDLFLLTLKPLMYIANVREDGFENNPHLDAVRARAVTEGAEVVPVCAAIEEELSQLDDADRDEFLTDLGLEEPGLNRVIRAGYKLLNLQTYFTAGVKEVRAWTIKRGFTAPQAAGVIHTDFERGFIRAETMSYDDFIQYKGEAGAAAAGRLRKEGKDYVVKDGDVLHFLFNV, from the coding sequence ATGGGCATCAAATGCGGCATCGTCGGCCTGCCTAACGTCGGCAAGTCCACCCTCTTCAATGCACTGACCAAGGCCGGCATCGCCGCCGCGAACTACCCGTTCTGCACCATCGAGCCGAACGTGGGCGTGGTGCCGGTGCCCGACCCGCGCCTGAAGGCGCTGTCGGATATCGTCAATCCGCAGAAGGTGATCCCGACCGCCGTCGAGTTCGTGGACATCGCCGGCCTGGTGGCTGGCGCCTCCAAGGGCGAAGGCCTGGGCAACAAGTTCCTCGCGCACATCCGCGAAGTGGACGCCATCACGCACGTGGTGCGCTGCTTCGAGCACACCGACATCATCCACGTGGCCGGCAAGGTCGACCCGATCGCCGATATCGAAACCATCGATACCGAGCTGGCGCTGGCCGACCTCGATTCGGTCGAAAAGGCGCTGAACCGCGCCGAGCGTTCCGCCAAGGCCAACGACAAGGAAGCGATCGCCAAGAAGCCGGTGCTGCAGAAGCTCGCCGCCGGTCTCAACGAGGGCAAGTCCGCGCGTAGCCTGGGCCTGGACGACGAGGAAAAGGCGCTGGTACGCGACCTGTTCCTGCTTACGCTCAAGCCGCTGATGTACATCGCCAACGTGCGTGAGGACGGCTTCGAGAACAACCCGCACCTGGACGCCGTGCGCGCACGCGCCGTGACCGAGGGCGCCGAAGTGGTGCCGGTGTGTGCGGCCATCGAAGAAGAGCTCTCGCAGCTGGACGACGCCGACCGCGACGAATTCCTGACGGACCTGGGCCTGGAGGAGCCGGGCCTGAACCGCGTGATCCGCGCCGGTTACAAGCTGCTCAACCTGCAGACCTACTTCACCGCCGGCGTGAAGGAAGTGCGCGCCTGGACCATCAAGCGTGGCTTCACCGCGCCGCAGGCGGCGGGCGTGATCCACACCGATTTCGAGCGCGGCTTCATTCGCGCCGAGACGATGAGCTACGACGACTTCATCCAGTACAAGGGCGAGGCGGGTGCCGCCGCGGCGGGTCGCCTGCGCAAGGAAGGCAAGGATTACGTCGTGAAGGATGGCGACGTGTTGCACTTCCTGTTCAACGTCTGA
- a CDS encoding STAS domain-containing protein encodes MTLSLSTESESPDRTTLHLHGRLDAQTFGEFDLAALDLLPRVADGGTVVLDLSALDYISSAGLRSIAKIRKSMRARGGHTLLLNPQPQVQKVFEIVKAVPVNEVFASARELDAYLDHMQRQITGDSIED; translated from the coding sequence ATGACGCTCAGCCTGAGCACTGAAAGCGAGTCGCCCGACCGCACCACGCTGCACCTGCATGGCCGGCTCGACGCACAGACCTTTGGCGAGTTCGACCTCGCCGCCCTGGACCTGCTGCCGCGGGTGGCGGATGGCGGCACGGTGGTGCTCGATCTCTCCGCACTCGACTACATCAGCAGCGCCGGCCTGCGCAGCATCGCGAAGATCAGGAAAAGCATGCGTGCCCGCGGCGGCCATACCTTGCTGCTGAACCCGCAGCCGCAGGTGCAGAAAGTATTCGAGATCGTGAAGGCGGTACCGGTGAACGAGGTGTTCGCCAGCGCCAGGGAACTGGACGCCTACCTCGACCACATGCAACGCCAGATCACGGGCGACAGCATCGAAGACTGA
- a CDS encoding SpoIIE family protein phosphatase produces the protein MLLRSIASRLSLWVLAGSVSVLAVAGGVLFYRVSHQILEQAHGEATAMASEAGNRIEQRLARVADTAQTLAAVIGPRPDDAAVMLRDALARNADLSGLAAAFVPMADNPPISPFISRQENGSLDARDLRKDDNPYWEKNWFLAGLSCSQGCWQRHFYSQSRKRELINYSVAISRAGHPVGLINADVSLDWLSRILLDLSKPAGAYAFVLDDNGTYLVHDNPALIGQRGHAELLQAAAQHQASRVRLAVAQNPQARGKPVWIYFSPIEGTRWRFGLVIPEATIYAGARQAFTRVLALGLLALLALAVVTLAVTRRILAPLGTLASRAEEVARGALSFELPPARFPDEVGRLTHAFDRMRTELALHIAELTRNAREQQRLASELDIAHQIQTALLPGEHYLDAHCENFELHALLRPARAVGGDLYSYFMLNERRFCVMVGDVSDKGIPAALFMARTITLAKALAPRARTPQHLLSMLNVELCRNNDSCMFVSLLCGMLDTFTGELVMASAGHEPPVLCDGDGARLIDLDTGAALGLDDEASYPSRALRLQPEQTLLLYTDGITEASDTQQAMFGTERMLACLERSSSRSAADLAGGLLAEVDRFAEGAGQADDITVLALSWHHALDDRNSPMLDLTINASMDDVFETLDRCDASLQAQGVTPDVRDDIRLVLEELMVNMVEHGRIRETGETIDLHMRLGDGAVFVELHHDGQPFDPLQAPLPALTGDIADQEEVGGLGIHLVRAMASELSYSHDEQGNHLQLRFLHPARTEPQP, from the coding sequence ATGCTCTTGCGCAGCATCGCTTCGAGGCTGTCTCTGTGGGTGCTGGCCGGCTCCGTCTCGGTGCTGGCGGTGGCCGGCGGCGTGCTGTTCTATCGGGTCAGCCACCAGATCCTCGAACAAGCCCACGGCGAAGCCACGGCCATGGCTAGCGAAGCGGGCAACCGCATCGAGCAGCGGCTCGCCCGCGTGGCGGATACCGCGCAGACGCTCGCCGCCGTGATCGGTCCACGGCCGGACGACGCGGCGGTAATGCTTCGCGATGCACTTGCGCGCAACGCCGACCTGTCCGGCCTCGCGGCGGCTTTCGTGCCCATGGCAGACAATCCGCCGATCTCGCCATTCATCAGTCGCCAGGAGAATGGCTCGCTGGATGCACGCGATCTTCGCAAGGACGACAACCCCTACTGGGAAAAAAACTGGTTTTTGGCCGGCCTGAGCTGTTCGCAAGGCTGCTGGCAGCGACACTTCTATTCGCAGTCGCGCAAACGCGAGCTGATCAATTATTCCGTGGCGATCAGCCGTGCCGGCCACCCGGTCGGCCTGATCAATGCCGACGTTTCGCTGGACTGGTTGAGCCGCATCCTGCTGGACCTGAGCAAGCCCGCGGGCGCCTATGCCTTCGTGCTGGACGACAACGGCACCTACCTGGTCCACGACAACCCCGCCCTGATCGGCCAGCGCGGGCATGCCGAACTGCTGCAGGCGGCGGCGCAACACCAGGCTTCCCGCGTGCGCCTGGCCGTTGCCCAGAACCCGCAGGCCCGGGGCAAACCGGTGTGGATCTATTTCAGTCCCATCGAAGGCACCCGCTGGCGCTTTGGCCTGGTCATACCGGAGGCCACGATCTACGCCGGCGCACGGCAGGCGTTCACCCGCGTGCTGGCACTGGGCCTGCTGGCGCTGCTGGCGCTCGCGGTGGTCACCCTCGCGGTGACGCGGCGCATCCTTGCCCCGCTCGGCACCCTCGCCTCCCGCGCCGAGGAAGTGGCGCGCGGCGCGCTCTCCTTCGAACTGCCGCCTGCGCGTTTTCCCGATGAAGTCGGTCGCTTGACGCACGCTTTCGACCGCATGCGCACGGAACTGGCGCTGCATATCGCCGAGCTCACCCGCAATGCGCGCGAACAGCAGCGCCTCGCCAGCGAACTCGATATCGCGCACCAGATCCAGACCGCCCTGTTGCCGGGCGAGCACTACCTCGATGCGCATTGCGAGAATTTCGAGCTGCACGCCTTGTTGCGCCCCGCGCGGGCCGTCGGCGGCGATCTCTACAGCTACTTCATGCTCAACGAGCGGCGCTTCTGCGTGATGGTGGGCGATGTGTCGGACAAAGGCATTCCCGCCGCCTTGTTCATGGCCCGCACGATCACGCTCGCCAAGGCCCTGGCTCCCAGGGCGCGCACGCCACAGCATCTCCTGTCGATGCTCAACGTGGAGCTATGCCGCAACAATGACAGCTGCATGTTCGTGAGCCTGCTGTGCGGCATGCTCGATACGTTCACGGGCGAACTGGTCATGGCCAGCGCAGGGCACGAGCCGCCGGTGCTGTGCGATGGCGATGGCGCCCGCCTGATCGATCTGGATACCGGCGCCGCGCTTGGCCTCGACGACGAAGCCAGCTACCCGTCCCGCGCGTTGCGCCTGCAGCCCGAGCAGACCTTGCTGCTCTACACGGACGGCATTACCGAGGCGTCGGACACCCAGCAGGCGATGTTCGGCACCGAACGCATGCTTGCCTGCCTTGAGCGTTCGTCATCGCGCAGCGCGGCCGATCTGGCCGGCGGCCTGCTGGCGGAGGTGGATCGCTTTGCCGAGGGTGCGGGACAGGCGGACGACATCACCGTTCTCGCGCTGAGCTGGCATCATGCCCTCGACGACAGGAACTCGCCCATGCTGGACCTGACCATCAATGCGTCGATGGATGATGTGTTCGAGACGCTGGATCGTTGCGACGCGTCCCTGCAGGCCCAGGGAGTGACGCCGGACGTGCGCGATGACATCCGCCTGGTGCTGGAAGAATTGATGGTGAACATGGTGGAGCACGGCCGCATCCGCGAGACGGGCGAGACCATCGACCTGCACATGCGGCTGGGCGACGGCGCCGTATTCGTCGAGCTTCACCACGATGGACAACCTTTCGATCCGTTGCAGGCGCCCTTGCCCGCGCTGACCGGCGATATCGCCGACCAGGAAGAAGTAGGCGGCCTGGGCATTCATCTGGTCCGCGCCATGGCGAGCGAGCTCAGCTACAGCCATGACGAGCAAGGCAATCATCTGCAATTGCGTTTCCTCCATCCTGCACGTACGGAGCCACAACCATGA
- a CDS encoding GNAT family N-acetyltransferase: MRRVAVHAVLRLSCCFMARHDEIGRMRQNLHMRLAGPGDAPAIGVLARRVVRRWILPEQPAEAAGPLLAGMSARAIRRKMADGQRFHLAFVGDVLAGVVAIREDSHVFQLFVGTRYQGRGIARKLWRRVLTDSVRRAGTRYFTLNAAIGAVPVYLRLGFEPNASAKVPRSKLVTVPMIYRVRAPRHRHGPLR, from the coding sequence GTGCGCCGCGTCGCGGTTCATGCGGTGCTGCGTTTGTCTTGTTGCTTCATGGCCCGGCATGATGAGATCGGGCGCATGAGGCAAAACCTCCACATGCGGCTGGCGGGCCCCGGGGATGCGCCAGCCATCGGCGTGCTGGCGCGGCGCGTGGTCCGGCGATGGATCCTGCCAGAGCAACCGGCCGAGGCGGCCGGTCCTTTGCTGGCCGGCATGAGCGCCAGGGCGATTCGACGGAAGATGGCCGATGGCCAACGCTTCCACCTCGCGTTCGTCGGCGATGTGCTCGCCGGCGTCGTCGCCATACGTGAAGACAGTCATGTGTTCCAGCTGTTCGTCGGAACGCGATATCAAGGGCGGGGCATCGCCAGGAAACTCTGGCGGCGGGTGCTGACGGACAGCGTCCGCCGCGCCGGCACGCGGTACTTCACGCTCAATGCCGCCATCGGTGCCGTACCGGTCTACCTGCGTCTGGGTTTCGAGCCCAATGCTTCGGCGAAAGTGCCGCGCAGCAAGCTCGTCACCGTGCCCATGATCTATCGGGTACGCGCGCCAAGGCATCGCCATGGCCCCTTGCGGTAG
- a CDS encoding acyl-CoA thioesterase translates to MPGKQHEVNFRFLAQPSDVNFGGKVHGGMVMKWIDQAGYACAVAWSGAYCVTASVSGIQFVAPILIGDLVTVRARLIHTGRSSMHMAVDVLARDLKKDEHHLATSCVMVFVALDAPDGKPTPVPAWQPRDEKEQQLQQQAMKLMELSKDMELLVDRHVAEGV, encoded by the coding sequence ATGCCTGGCAAGCAGCACGAAGTGAACTTCCGTTTTCTCGCCCAGCCTTCCGACGTCAACTTCGGTGGCAAGGTGCACGGCGGCATGGTGATGAAATGGATCGATCAGGCTGGTTACGCATGCGCCGTGGCCTGGAGCGGGGCGTACTGCGTGACGGCGTCAGTCAGCGGCATCCAGTTCGTCGCACCCATCCTGATCGGCGACCTGGTCACCGTGCGCGCGCGCCTCATCCACACCGGTCGCTCCAGCATGCACATGGCGGTGGACGTGCTGGCGCGCGACCTGAAGAAGGATGAGCACCATCTCGCCACCAGTTGCGTGATGGTGTTCGTCGCACTCGATGCGCCCGACGGCAAGCCCACGCCGGTGCCCGCCTGGCAGCCGCGCGACGAGAAGGAACAGCAGCTGCAGCAGCAGGCGATGAAGCTGATGGAGCTGTCCAAAGACATGGAATTGCTGGTCGACCGCCACGTGGCCGAGGGCGTCTGA
- the tuf gene encoding elongation factor Tu has translation MAKGKFERTKPHVNVGTIGHVDHGKTTLTAALTKVGAERFGGEFKAYDAIDAAPEEKARGITINTAHVEYETANRHYAHVDCPGHADYVKNMITGAAQMDGAILVCSAADGPMPQTREHILLARQVGVPYIIVFLNKCDMVDDAELLELVEMEVRELLSKYDFPGDDTPIIKGSAKLALEGDQSEMGEPAIMKLVDALDTYIPEPERAIDQPFLMPVEDVFSISGRGTVVTGRIERGIIKVGDEVEVVGIRPTQKTTVTGVEMFRKLLDQGQAGDNVGLLLRGLKRDDVERGQVLAKPGTITPHTDFEAEVYVLSKDEGGRHTPFFKGYRPQFYFRTTDVTGAIELPEGVEMVMPGDNIKMVVTLIHPIAMDQGLRFAIREGGRTVGAGVVAKVIK, from the coding sequence ATGGCAAAGGGTAAATTCGAACGCACCAAGCCGCACGTCAACGTCGGCACGATTGGTCACGTGGACCACGGCAAGACGACGCTGACGGCTGCGCTGACCAAGGTGGGTGCAGAGCGTTTCGGCGGCGAATTCAAGGCGTATGACGCGATCGACGCGGCGCCGGAAGAGAAGGCGCGCGGTATCACGATCAACACCGCGCACGTCGAGTACGAAACGGCGAACCGCCACTACGCGCACGTCGACTGCCCGGGCCACGCCGACTACGTGAAGAACATGATCACGGGTGCGGCGCAGATGGACGGCGCGATCCTGGTGTGCTCGGCCGCAGACGGCCCGATGCCGCAAACGCGTGAGCACATCCTGCTGGCGCGTCAGGTTGGCGTTCCGTACATCATCGTGTTCCTGAACAAGTGCGACATGGTGGACGACGCCGAGCTGCTCGAGCTGGTCGAGATGGAAGTGCGCGAACTGCTGTCGAAGTACGACTTCCCGGGCGACGACACGCCGATCATCAAGGGTTCGGCGAAGCTGGCGCTGGAAGGCGACCAGTCGGAGATGGGCGAACCGGCGATCATGAAGCTGGTGGACGCGCTGGACACGTACATTCCGGAGCCGGAGCGCGCCATTGACCAGCCGTTCCTGATGCCGGTGGAAGACGTGTTCTCGATCTCGGGCCGCGGCACCGTGGTGACCGGTCGTATCGAGCGCGGCATCATCAAGGTCGGTGACGAAGTGGAAGTGGTCGGCATCCGCCCGACCCAGAAGACCACCGTCACGGGCGTGGAAATGTTCCGCAAGCTGCTGGACCAGGGTCAGGCAGGCGACAACGTCGGTCTGCTGCTCCGCGGCCTCAAGCGCGACGACGTCGAGCGCGGCCAGGTGTTGGCCAAGCCGGGCACGATCACCCCGCACACCGACTTCGAGGCTGAGGTCTACGTGCTGTCGAAGGACGAAGGTGGCCGTCACACCCCGTTCTTCAAGGGCTACCGCCCGCAGTTCTACTTCCGCACGACCGACGTGACCGGCGCCATCGAGCTGCCGGAAGGCGTCGAGATGGTCATGCCGGGCGACAACATCAAGATGGTTGTCACCCTGATCCACCCGATCGCCATGGACCAGGGCCTGCGCTTCGCGATCCGCGAAGGCGGCCGTACCGTCGGCGCCGGCGTGGTGGCCAAGGTCATCAAGTAA